The Corynebacterium felinum DNA segment GATGCGCGAAACGTGCTGCTAGAAGCTAGAATGTTCAATCATGATCTATGCGGTGCTGGCTTATATGTTATGGGGTTTGTTCCCCGCCTTTTTCCCGTTGCTTGCGCCTGCCGCACCAACAGAGATTATTGCGCATCGCATTGTGTGGACGGGTGTGTTGATGGTCGGCGTTGTCACGGCGTCGAAAAGCTGGTCGGCGCTCAGAGGTTTATCCGCGCGCACCTGGGCGCGGTTGGGGCTGGCAAGCGTGCTCATTGCGCTTAATTGGTTGATTTACGTGATTGCTGTAAATTCGGGGCACGTTGCTGATGCGGCGCTCGGCTATTTCATTAACCCGCTGGTCAACGTGGTGTTGGGCATTGCATTTTTAGGTGAACGGATGCGCCTTACACAGTCGGTAAGTGTGCTGCTTGCGGTGGTGGCGGTTGTGGTGCTGACGGTGTTTGCGGGTCAGCCGCCGATTATGGCGTTGGGTTTGGCCTTAAGTTTTGGTTTTTATGGGCTGATTAAGAAGAAGGTGGAGCTGCCGGCAACTGTGTCCCTGACTGCTGAAACTGTGTTGCTCATACCTTTTGCGCTGGGTTACCTGGTGTTTTTAGAGTGGACTGGGGAGGCAACGTTTGGGCATGCGGGCACGGGCAATGCGCTGCTGCTGGTGGCTACGGGTGTGGTCACTGCGGTGCCGTTGTTGCTGTTCGGCATGGGTGCGCGCCTGATCCCGCTGTCCACGGTGGGAATGTTGCAGTATATGACGCCGACGATGCAGATGCTGTGGGCTGTGTACGTGGTCGATGAGGTGATTGAGCCGGTGCGCTGGGTTGGGTTCACCATTATTTGGGTGGCAGTGGCGCTGTACATGTGGGATGTGTTGCGTCATCATCGCCAGCGGGGCGTGGAAGAAAAAACGGCGCGCTAAAAATTTTTAGCGTATCGACGCCGTGCTCACGGTGCGTCGTGATGTGCGCCGAGCACAGGCTTCACGCTGAATCTTCCCCACGCAGCATCCGGCGGGAGCACCTCGATGCTGGCGACCCGCGGATCGGACTGGAGTGCAGAAAACTGTGTGGGTTCATCGTGGGCGACAACGCAACGAATATCGTTGGAGTCGAGCTGTTTGAGTTCAGCTTGCTGCACAAAGTGCTGCGCCAGACCAATGTTGACGGGGGCTGGAATGCCAACGATGGGGTAACCGCCGATTTGTAGCCCATTGATACGCTGAAGTTTCGCCACTGTGGCAGCCGCGTCCGGGGCACTGAGCTGCTGGTTAAAACACACCAACCCATATGCGTGGTCATGCGGATGCTCTTCCAGCGCTGTCGCGACGGTGCTCACCGCACGCTGGTGGTACTCAGAAAAAGTCTCATCGCTATCGGGGCCGAGAGTATCGGAACCTATGCCCATGGGTTTGGCTACGTAATCCTTATCCCCCATGTACACCACCGCGCTGAAAATAATCACGAGCGAGGTAATACTGATTCCGTAACGCCAACGGTCCACACTATCCATGGGTGTTTAGTGTAGCCCTTCGGGCAACACTTCCCCCAGATAATGCGGACCTACGCTAGTGCATTCAATAGTCTCGTGGCACAGCCACATCCCACTCCCCCCCACAGCTTGTCCGTGGATTAATCGGGCGCAGGGGGGAATGTGAGGAGGTGGACTTTATCAGTGCTTGAGCTTACAGGTGGACACCCCAAAGATACGGTACAGCGGGCAGAATCCGACTACTGCGGTGATAGCCATAATGGCGGCTACCACCCACAAAACAATCGCCAACGCACCTTGGTTGGTATAAGCAAAATAGGCGGCGATAACAGCAATAACGATGCGCACAACGCGATCGATGGTTCCTTCATTGGTCTTCATACTTGCACATGGTAGCTGTTTTCACCATGAAAAACCCCTCAAAGGCTGCGAATCTGCTCCATCACACCCTTTCGAGCTCATCCTTTTAACAATTACCGTGCCGAAGCACATCCAAAGCGTGCTGAAGGTCAGGCGGATACGGGGAGGTGATCTCCATCCAACGCCCATCCGCAGGGTGCTGGAAACCAAGAGTCACCGCATGAAGCCACTGCCGTGTCAAACCCAAACGCTTAGCTAACACCGGATCGGAACCATACATTGGGTCACCACAACACGGGTGATTCATTGCCGACGTATGCACACGAATCTGGTGAGTACGCCCAGTTTCCAAGTGAATCTTTAACAATGACGCCTCGGCGAAAGCCTCAAGGGTTTCGTAATGCGTCACGGCATGCTTGCCTTCACTGGTTACTGCAAACTTCCACCCCGAAGAAGGATGCCGCCCAATAGGGGCCTCAATAGTTCCCTGAAGTGGATCCATGTGCCCTTGCACCAAGGCGTGATACGTCTTAGACACCGTACGCTCCTTAAAAGCGCGTTTAAGCACAGAATAGCCGCGCTCAGAAGCCGCAACCACCATCACACCCGAGGTGCCCACATCCAGGCGCTGGACAATACCTTTACGCTCCGGCGGGCCTGAGGTGGAAATCCTAAACCCAGCTGCCGCCAACCCGCCGACAACAGTAGGGCCTTCCCACCCAACAGTGGGGTGCGCTGCCACACCTACAGGCTTGTTTACTGCGATAACGTCTTCGTCAGAATAAAGGATGTCGAGCCCTTCGACGAGCTC contains these protein-coding regions:
- the rarD gene encoding EamA family transporter RarD; translated protein: MIYAVLAYMLWGLFPAFFPLLAPAAPTEIIAHRIVWTGVLMVGVVTASKSWSALRGLSARTWARLGLASVLIALNWLIYVIAVNSGHVADAALGYFINPLVNVVLGIAFLGERMRLTQSVSVLLAVVAVVVLTVFAGQPPIMALGLALSFGFYGLIKKKVELPATVSLTAETVLLIPFALGYLVFLEWTGEATFGHAGTGNALLLVATGVVTAVPLLLFGMGARLIPLSTVGMLQYMTPTMQMLWAVYVVDEVIEPVRWVGFTIIWVAVALYMWDVLRHHRQRGVEEKTAR
- a CDS encoding RluA family pseudouridine synthase; this encodes MRQSRTLPVPEGLAGMRVDAAVSKLLGISRTLAAELVADGDVTVDGHVVGKSDKLVDGALLDVVLPEPKKPPMPKEELVEGLDILYSDEDVIAVNKPVGVAAHPTVGWEGPTVVGGLAAAGFRISTSGPPERKGIVQRLDVGTSGVMVVAASERGYSVLKRAFKERTVSKTYHALVQGHMDPLQGTIEAPIGRHPSSGWKFAVTSEGKHAVTHYETLEAFAEASLLKIHLETGRTHQIRVHTSAMNHPCCGDPMYGSDPVLAKRLGLTRQWLHAVTLGFQHPADGRWMEITSPYPPDLQHALDVLRHGNC
- a CDS encoding YgaP family membrane protein, which codes for MKTNEGTIDRVVRIVIAVIAAYFAYTNQGALAIVLWVVAAIMAITAVVGFCPLYRIFGVSTCKLKH